A window from Pseudomonas sp. MRSN 12121 encodes these proteins:
- a CDS encoding acetyltransferase, with protein MPIRKRRPADDVALAALWERSVRATHDFLGEDDIQLFFPLVRDSYLPTLDVWLLELADGTPAGFIGTDQEKVEMLFIEPAHRGQGIGRQLLDHARALQPRLSVDVNEQNPQAHGFYRHYGFEETGRSQTDGQGHPFPIIHMRLKPA; from the coding sequence ATGCCCATTCGAAAACGCCGCCCTGCCGACGATGTCGCCCTCGCCGCCCTCTGGGAACGCTCGGTGCGCGCGACCCACGACTTCCTTGGCGAAGACGATATCCAGCTGTTCTTCCCGCTGGTGCGCGACAGCTACCTGCCGACCCTCGATGTCTGGCTGCTGGAGCTGGCCGACGGCACCCCGGCCGGTTTTATCGGCACCGACCAGGAAAAAGTCGAAATGCTGTTCATCGAACCGGCCCATCGCGGCCAGGGTATTGGTCGCCAATTGCTGGACCATGCCCGCGCGCTGCAGCCGCGGCTCAGTGTCGACGTCAATGAACAGAACCCCCAGGCCCACGGTTTCTATCGGCATTACGGTTTCGAAGAGACCGGCCGCTCGCAAACCGATGGCCAGGGCCATCCGTTCCCGATCATCCACATGCGCCTCAAGCCCGCTTGA
- a CDS encoding TetR/AcrR family transcriptional regulator, whose protein sequence is MGNHKIGIRRSNVEKILLAAEKVFAEKGFGGTAMADIAAEVQLPRSNLHYYFSTKGELYSAVLLELLELWKQDALCFERFDDPRVVLSSYIRAKMNHSRSRPHGSKVWANEIIHGAPTLGEALDASLYDWAKMKEAKIRQWVEDKRILPVEPSSLLYMIWASTQHYADFDHQITTLNDHQPLSDMQFEKAVQTVTSVILRGIGLEP, encoded by the coding sequence ATGGGCAATCACAAGATCGGGATCCGTCGCAGCAACGTCGAGAAAATCCTCCTGGCGGCAGAAAAAGTGTTCGCCGAAAAAGGCTTCGGCGGCACCGCCATGGCCGATATCGCGGCCGAGGTGCAGCTGCCGCGCTCCAACCTCCATTACTACTTCAGCACCAAGGGCGAGCTGTACAGCGCGGTACTGCTGGAACTGCTGGAATTGTGGAAGCAGGACGCCCTGTGCTTCGAGCGCTTCGACGATCCGCGGGTGGTGCTCAGCAGCTACATCCGCGCCAAGATGAACCATTCGCGCAGCCGGCCTCATGGCTCGAAGGTCTGGGCCAACGAGATCATCCATGGCGCACCGACCCTGGGCGAGGCGCTGGATGCCAGCCTCTACGACTGGGCGAAGATGAAGGAAGCGAAGATCCGCCAGTGGGTCGAGGACAAGCGCATCCTGCCGGTGGAGCCTTCGAGCCTGTTGTACATGATCTGGGCCTCGACCCAGCATTACGCCGACTTCGACCACCAGATCACTACCCTCAACGACCACCAGCCGCTGTCGGACATGCAGTTCGAAAAAGCCGTGCAGACCGTGACCAGCGTGATCCTGCGCGGGATCGGGCTGGAGCCCTGA
- the preA gene encoding NAD-dependent dihydropyrimidine dehydrogenase subunit PreA yields MADLSIVFAGIKAPNPFWLASAPPTDKAYNVVRAFEAGWGGVVWKTLGEDPAAVNVSSRYSAHFGANREVLGINNIELITDRSLEINLREITQVKKDWPDRALIVSLMVPCVEASWKNILPLVEATGADGIELNFGCPHGMPERGMGAAVGQVPEYVEQVTRWCKTYCSLPVIVKLTPNITDIRMAARAAHRGGADAVSLINTINSITSVDLERMVAHPMVGSQSTHGGYCGSAVKPIALNMVAEIARDPQTRGLPICGIGGIGSWRDAAEFVALGCGAVQVCTAAMLHGFRIVEEMKDGLSRWMDSQGYSSLSQFSGKAVGNTTDWKYLDINYQVIAKIDQDACIGCGRCHIACEDTSHQAIASLRQADGTHKYEVIDAECVGCNLCQITCPVQDCIEMVPQDTGKPFLDWQHDPRNPYREAV; encoded by the coding sequence ATGGCCGATCTGTCGATTGTGTTTGCCGGTATCAAGGCCCCCAATCCATTCTGGCTGGCCTCAGCGCCGCCGACCGACAAGGCCTACAACGTGGTCCGCGCCTTCGAGGCCGGCTGGGGCGGCGTGGTCTGGAAAACCCTGGGCGAGGACCCGGCGGCGGTCAATGTGTCGTCGCGCTACTCGGCGCATTTCGGCGCCAACCGCGAGGTGCTGGGGATCAACAATATCGAGCTGATCACCGACCGCTCGCTGGAGATCAACCTGCGGGAGATCACCCAGGTCAAGAAGGACTGGCCGGACCGCGCGCTGATCGTGTCGCTGATGGTGCCCTGCGTCGAGGCGTCGTGGAAAAACATCCTGCCACTGGTGGAAGCCACCGGCGCCGACGGCATCGAGCTGAACTTCGGCTGCCCCCACGGCATGCCGGAACGCGGCATGGGCGCCGCGGTGGGCCAGGTGCCGGAGTACGTGGAACAGGTGACCCGCTGGTGCAAGACCTATTGCTCGTTGCCGGTGATCGTCAAGCTGACGCCGAACATCACCGATATCCGCATGGCCGCCCGCGCCGCGCATCGCGGCGGCGCCGACGCGGTGTCGCTGATCAACACCATCAATTCGATCACCAGCGTCGACCTGGAGCGCATGGTCGCCCACCCCATGGTCGGCAGCCAGAGCACTCACGGCGGTTACTGCGGCTCGGCGGTCAAGCCGATCGCCCTGAACATGGTTGCCGAGATCGCCCGCGACCCGCAGACCCGTGGCTTGCCGATCTGCGGGATCGGCGGCATCGGCAGCTGGCGCGACGCCGCGGAATTCGTCGCCCTCGGTTGCGGCGCGGTGCAGGTGTGCACGGCGGCGATGCTGCATGGTTTTCGCATCGTCGAGGAGATGAAGGACGGCCTGTCGCGGTGGATGGACAGCCAGGGCTATAGCAGCCTGTCGCAGTTTTCCGGCAAGGCGGTGGGCAACACCACCGACTGGAAGTACCTGGATATCAACTATCAGGTGATCGCCAAAATCGACCAGGACGCCTGCATCGGCTGCGGCCGCTGCCATATCGCCTGCGAAGACACCTCGCACCAGGCTATCGCCAGCCTCAGGCAGGCCGACGGCACCCATAAATATGAGGTGATCGACGCCGAATGCGTGGGCTGCAACCTGTGCCAGATCACCTGCCCGGTGCAGGACTGCATCGAGATGGTGCCCCAGGACACCGGCAAGCCGTTCCTCGACTGGCAGCACGATCCGCGCAATCCGTATCGCGAGGCGGTTTAG
- a CDS encoding NAD(P)-dependent oxidoreductase — MIKTLNHLPHPTEDGATLAGHFSDLAPPLNARQAHLEASRCLYCYDAPCVNACPSEIDIPSFIRNLHTDNVQGAAQTILSANILGGSCARVCPTEILCQQACVRNNAQECAPVLIGLLQRYAVDNAHFSQHPFQRAAATGKRIAVVGAGPAGLACAHRCALHGHDVVIFEAREKAGGLNEYGIAKYKLVDDFAQKELEFLLQIGGIEIRHGQKLGANLSLSELHQQFDAVFLGLGLAASKQLGLAHEDAPGLLAATDYIRELRQADDLSQLPLANRCIVLGAGNTAIDMAVQMARLGARDVNLVYRRGLDDMGATKHEQDIAKANQVRLLTWAAPEEVLLDAQGRVRGMRFARTHLVEGRLQTTGETFELAADAIFKAIGQVFDGASLSDPLARELKRAGERIEVDEQLRTSIPGVYAGGDCVSLGQDLTVQAVQHGKRAAEAMHAQLMLNVEAA, encoded by the coding sequence GTGATCAAGACCCTGAACCACTTGCCCCACCCCACCGAGGACGGCGCCACCCTCGCCGGCCATTTCAGCGACCTGGCGCCACCGCTCAACGCCCGCCAGGCGCACCTGGAAGCTTCGCGCTGCCTGTATTGCTACGACGCGCCCTGCGTCAACGCCTGCCCCAGCGAGATCGACATTCCCTCGTTCATCCGCAACCTCCACACCGATAACGTCCAGGGCGCGGCGCAGACCATTCTCTCGGCCAATATCCTCGGCGGCAGCTGCGCCCGGGTGTGCCCGACGGAGATCCTCTGCCAGCAGGCCTGCGTGCGTAACAACGCCCAGGAGTGCGCGCCGGTGCTGATCGGCCTGTTGCAGCGCTACGCGGTGGACAACGCGCACTTCAGCCAGCACCCGTTCCAGCGCGCCGCCGCCACCGGCAAGCGCATCGCCGTGGTCGGCGCCGGGCCGGCGGGGCTGGCGTGCGCGCATCGCTGTGCCCTGCACGGCCATGACGTGGTGATTTTCGAAGCCCGGGAAAAAGCCGGCGGCCTCAACGAATACGGGATCGCCAAGTACAAGCTGGTGGACGACTTCGCGCAGAAGGAGCTGGAGTTCCTGCTGCAGATCGGCGGCATCGAGATCCGCCACGGGCAGAAACTTGGCGCCAACTTGAGCCTCAGCGAGCTGCACCAGCAGTTCGACGCGGTGTTCCTCGGCCTGGGCCTGGCCGCCAGCAAGCAGCTGGGCCTGGCCCATGAAGACGCCCCCGGCCTGCTGGCCGCCACCGACTACATCCGCGAACTGCGCCAGGCCGACGACCTCAGCCAGTTGCCCCTGGCCAATCGCTGCATCGTCCTCGGCGCCGGCAATACCGCAATCGACATGGCGGTGCAGATGGCCCGTCTCGGCGCCCGCGATGTCAACCTGGTGTACCGCCGCGGCCTCGACGACATGGGCGCGACCAAGCACGAACAGGACATCGCCAAGGCCAACCAGGTGCGCCTGCTGACCTGGGCCGCGCCCGAAGAAGTGCTGCTCGATGCCCAGGGCCGGGTCCGCGGCATGCGCTTCGCCCGCACCCACTTGGTGGAGGGCCGGTTGCAGACCACCGGGGAAACCTTCGAGCTGGCCGCCGACGCGATCTTCAAGGCCATCGGCCAGGTCTTCGACGGCGCGTCCTTGAGCGACCCGCTGGCCCGCGAACTCAAGCGCGCCGGCGAGCGTATCGAGGTCGACGAGCAGCTGCGCACCAGCATCCCCGGGGTGTATGCCGGCGGCGACTGCGTCAGCCTCGGCCAGGACCTCACCGTGCAGGCGGTGCAACACGGCAAGCGAGCCGCCGAAGCCATGCATGCCCAACTCATGCTCAACGTGGAGGCTGCGTAA
- the hydA gene encoding dihydropyrimidinase yields the protein MSLLIRGATVITHDESYTADVLCADGVIKAIGQNLDHPAGCEVLDGSGRYLMPGGIDPHTHMQLPFMGTVASEDFFSGTAAGLAGGTTSIIDFVIPNPQQSLLEAFHQWRGWAEKSASDYGFHVAITWWSEQVREEMGELVSRHGVNSFKHFMAYKNAIMAADDTLVASFERCLELGAVPTVHAENGELVYHLQRKLLAQGITGPEAHPLSRPAQVEGEAASRAIRIAETLGTPLYLVHVSTQEALDEITYARGKGQPVYGEVLAGHLLLDDSVYRHPDWQTAAGYVMSPPFRPRGHQEALWRGLQAGNLHTTATDHCCFCAEQKAAGRDDFSKIPNGTAGIEDRMAVLWDEGVNSGRLSPQDFVALTSTNTAKIFNLYPRKGAIRVGADADLVLWDPQGTRTISAKTHHQQVDFNIFEGKTVRGVPSHTISQGKLVWADGDLRAERGAGRYLERPAYPAVFDLLRKRAEAHKPTAVER from the coding sequence ATGTCTCTGTTGATCCGTGGCGCCACCGTTATTACCCATGATGAAAGTTATACAGCCGATGTCTTGTGCGCCGACGGGGTGATCAAGGCCATCGGACAAAACCTGGATCATCCCGCAGGCTGCGAAGTGCTCGATGGCAGCGGCCGATACCTGATGCCCGGCGGCATCGACCCCCACACCCACATGCAACTGCCGTTCATGGGCACCGTGGCCAGCGAAGACTTCTTCAGCGGCACCGCGGCAGGACTGGCCGGCGGCACCACCTCGATCATCGACTTCGTGATTCCCAACCCGCAGCAGTCGTTGCTGGAGGCCTTCCACCAGTGGCGCGGCTGGGCCGAAAAGTCCGCCAGCGACTACGGTTTTCACGTCGCCATAACCTGGTGGAGCGAGCAGGTGCGCGAGGAGATGGGCGAGCTGGTGAGCCGGCACGGGGTCAACAGCTTCAAGCATTTCATGGCCTACAAGAACGCGATCATGGCTGCCGACGACACCCTCGTGGCGAGCTTCGAGCGCTGCCTGGAACTCGGCGCGGTGCCGACCGTGCATGCGGAGAACGGCGAGCTGGTCTACCACCTGCAACGCAAGCTGCTGGCCCAGGGCATCACCGGGCCGGAAGCCCACCCGCTGTCGCGCCCTGCCCAGGTCGAAGGCGAAGCCGCCAGCCGGGCGATCCGCATCGCCGAAACCCTGGGCACGCCGCTGTACCTGGTGCACGTCTCGACCCAGGAAGCCCTGGACGAAATCACCTACGCCCGCGGCAAGGGCCAGCCGGTGTACGGCGAGGTGCTGGCCGGACACCTGCTGCTGGACGACAGCGTGTACCGCCATCCGGACTGGCAGACCGCCGCCGGCTATGTGATGAGCCCGCCCTTCCGCCCGCGCGGCCATCAGGAGGCGCTGTGGCGCGGCCTGCAAGCGGGCAACCTGCACACCACCGCCACCGACCACTGCTGCTTCTGCGCCGAGCAGAAAGCCGCCGGCCGTGACGATTTCAGCAAGATCCCCAACGGCACCGCCGGTATCGAGGACCGCATGGCCGTGCTCTGGGACGAAGGGGTGAACAGCGGGCGCCTGTCGCCGCAGGACTTCGTCGCCCTGACGTCCACCAACACCGCAAAGATCTTCAATCTCTACCCGCGCAAGGGCGCGATCCGCGTCGGCGCCGATGCCGACCTGGTGCTGTGGGACCCGCAAGGCACACGGACCATTTCGGCCAAGACCCACCATCAGCAGGTGGACTTCAACATCTTCGAAGGCAAGACCGTGCGCGGCGTGCCCAGCCACACCATCAGCCAGGGCAAGCTGGTCTGGGCCGACGGCGACCTGCGCGCCGAACGCGGCGCCGGGCGCTACCTCGAACGCCCGGCCTACCCGGCGGTGTTCGACCTGCTGCGCAAACGCGCCGAAGCGCACAAGCCGACCGCCGTCGAACGCTGA
- a CDS encoding NCS1 family nucleobase:cation symporter-1, whose product MQQNRSQVTERAGLYELDAGSDVLDSPRYNHDIAPTKVHERTWNKWHITALWVGMSICVPTYTLGGVLTAYFGLSVGEALLAILLANVVVLIPLTLNAFAGTKYGIPFPVLLRSSFGVLGSNVPCLIRALVACGWFGIQTMFGGLAIHLFLGSIFEGWKALGGTGEVIGFMLFWTLNLWVVLRGAESIKWLETLSAPLLVAVGIGLLVWALPNVSLSELLAIPPKRPEGASLTGYFMAGLTAMVGFWATLSLNIPDFSRYAKSQKDQILGQIFGLPLTMFLFAALGVVMTAASVKLVGVSVSDPVSLIGHIQSPGWVALAMALIIIATLSTNTAANIVSPTNDFQNIAPKLIGRTTAVILTGLVGLLLMGHELLKKLGLLVSDVSLETVYSNWLLGYSSLLGPIAGIMVVDYFIIRRQQLDLAGLYRDDVYPAWNWYGFIAFGVPVALTLLSLGSSAFSWFYSYGWFTGSALGGLLYYGLCSLRSPQRVTAKTPV is encoded by the coding sequence ATGCAACAGAACAGATCCCAAGTCACCGAGCGTGCCGGCCTGTACGAGCTGGACGCCGGCAGCGACGTGCTCGACAGCCCCCGTTACAACCACGACATCGCCCCGACCAAGGTCCACGAACGCACCTGGAACAAATGGCACATCACCGCGCTGTGGGTCGGCATGTCGATCTGCGTGCCCACCTACACCCTGGGCGGGGTGCTCACCGCCTACTTCGGCCTGAGTGTCGGCGAGGCGTTGCTGGCGATCCTTTTGGCCAATGTCGTGGTGCTGATCCCCCTGACCCTCAACGCCTTCGCCGGCACTAAATACGGCATTCCGTTCCCGGTGCTGCTGCGCTCGTCGTTCGGCGTCCTCGGCTCCAATGTGCCGTGCCTGATCCGCGCCCTGGTGGCCTGCGGCTGGTTCGGCATCCAGACGATGTTCGGCGGCCTGGCGATCCACCTGTTCCTGGGCTCGATCTTCGAGGGCTGGAAGGCCCTGGGCGGCACCGGCGAGGTGATCGGTTTCATGCTGTTCTGGACCCTCAACCTGTGGGTGGTGCTGCGCGGCGCCGAGTCCATCAAGTGGCTGGAAACCCTGTCGGCGCCGCTGCTGGTGGCGGTGGGCATCGGGCTGTTGGTCTGGGCCTTGCCCAATGTGTCGCTCAGCGAATTGCTGGCGATCCCGCCCAAGCGGCCCGAGGGCGCGAGCCTCACCGGCTACTTCATGGCCGGGCTGACGGCGATGGTCGGTTTCTGGGCCACCCTGTCGCTGAACATCCCGGATTTCAGCCGCTATGCGAAAAGCCAGAAGGACCAGATCCTCGGGCAGATCTTCGGCCTGCCGCTGACCATGTTCCTGTTCGCGGCCCTGGGGGTGGTGATGACCGCGGCGTCGGTGAAACTGGTGGGCGTCAGCGTCTCCGATCCGGTCAGCCTGATCGGTCATATCCAGAGCCCCGGCTGGGTAGCCCTGGCGATGGCGCTGATCATCATCGCCACGCTGTCGACCAACACCGCAGCGAACATCGTCTCGCCGACCAACGATTTCCAGAACATCGCGCCCAAGCTGATCGGCCGTACCACGGCGGTGATCCTCACCGGGTTGGTGGGGCTGTTGCTGATGGGCCATGAGTTGCTGAAAAAACTCGGCCTGCTGGTCTCGGACGTCAGCCTGGAGACGGTGTATTCCAACTGGCTGCTGGGCTATTCCAGTCTGCTGGGGCCGATCGCCGGGATCATGGTGGTGGACTATTTCATCATCCGCAGACAGCAACTGGACCTGGCCGGGCTGTACCGCGACGACGTCTACCCGGCGTGGAACTGGTACGGCTTCATCGCCTTCGGCGTGCCGGTGGCGCTGACCCTGTTGTCCCTGGGCAGCAGCGCGTTCAGCTGGTTCTACAGCTATGGCTGGTTCACCGGCTCGGCGCTGGGCGGCTTGCTCTATTACGGCCTGTGCAGCCTGCGCAGCCCGCAGCGAGTGACCGCCAAGACGCCGGTGTGA
- a CDS encoding Zn-dependent hydrolase → MNAAVDVLQSSHRHINRDRLWQSLMELAQLGATVKGGVCRLALTDLDRQARDLFVKWCEEAGCTVTVDAIGNIFARRPGRNPQLPPVMTGSHIDTQPTGGKFDGCFGVLAGLEVLRTLNDLGVETEAPLEVVVWTNEEGSRFPPCMMGSGVFAEKFTLEETLAKTDAEGMSVGEALNAIGYAGSRQVSGHRVGAYFEAHIEQGPILEDEKKTIGVVLGALGQKWFDLKLRGVEAHAGPTPMHLRKDALVGAAAVVAAVNRAALGHQPHACGTVGCLQAYPGSRNVIPGEVRMTLDFRHLEPARLDSMIAEVRQVIDSTCEEHGLSFELLPTADFPPLYFDKVCVDAVRDAAQGLGLSHMDIVSGAGHDAIFVAELGPAGMIFVPCEGGISHNEIENADPDDLAAGCAVLLRAMLAASQAVAKAQRVA, encoded by the coding sequence ATGAACGCTGCCGTCGACGTTCTGCAATCCAGCCACCGGCACATCAACCGCGACCGCCTGTGGCAGTCGCTCATGGAGCTGGCGCAGCTCGGCGCCACGGTCAAGGGCGGGGTCTGTCGCCTGGCCCTGACCGACCTCGACCGCCAGGCCCGCGACCTGTTCGTCAAATGGTGCGAGGAGGCAGGGTGCACGGTCACGGTGGATGCCATCGGCAATATCTTCGCCCGCCGCCCCGGGCGTAACCCGCAGCTGCCGCCGGTGATGACCGGCAGCCATATCGACACCCAGCCCACCGGCGGCAAGTTCGATGGCTGCTTCGGCGTGCTGGCCGGGTTGGAAGTGTTGCGCACCCTCAACGACCTCGGGGTGGAAACCGAGGCGCCGCTGGAAGTGGTGGTGTGGACCAACGAGGAGGGCTCGCGCTTTCCGCCGTGCATGATGGGCTCCGGGGTGTTCGCCGAGAAGTTCACCCTGGAAGAAACCCTGGCCAAGACCGATGCCGAGGGCATGAGTGTCGGCGAGGCGCTGAACGCCATCGGTTATGCCGGCAGCCGCCAGGTCAGCGGGCACCGGGTCGGGGCTTACTTCGAGGCGCATATCGAGCAGGGGCCGATCCTCGAGGACGAAAAGAAAACCATCGGCGTGGTGCTCGGCGCCCTCGGCCAGAAGTGGTTCGACCTCAAGCTGCGCGGCGTCGAAGCCCACGCCGGCCCGACCCCGATGCACCTGCGCAAGGACGCCCTGGTGGGTGCGGCGGCGGTGGTGGCCGCGGTCAACCGCGCGGCCCTCGGGCATCAGCCCCATGCCTGCGGCACCGTGGGTTGCCTGCAGGCCTATCCCGGCTCGCGCAATGTGATTCCCGGCGAGGTGCGCATGACCCTGGACTTCCGCCACCTGGAACCGGCGCGCCTGGATTCGATGATTGCCGAGGTGCGTCAGGTGATCGACAGCACCTGCGAGGAGCATGGTCTGAGCTTCGAGCTGCTGCCGACCGCGGACTTCCCGCCGCTGTATTTCGACAAGGTCTGCGTCGACGCGGTACGCGATGCCGCGCAGGGGCTGGGCCTGTCGCACATGGACATCGTCAGCGGCGCCGGCCACGACGCGATCTTCGTCGCCGAACTGGGCCCGGCCGGGATGATCTTCGTGCCTTGCGAGGGCGGCATCAGCCATAACGAAATCGAAAACGCCGACCCGGACGACCTGGCCGCCGGCTGCGCGGTCTTGCTGCGCGCCATGCTCGCCGCGTCCCAGGCGGTGGCCAAGGCGCAGCGGGTGGCCTGA
- a CDS encoding aliphatic sulfonate ABC transporter substrate-binding protein encodes MRLSFAFSITTLAGLALGMALNAQADTELRIGYQKSSTLLAVLKAQGTLEKQLAGQGVKLSWHEFTSGLPLAESLNVGNVDISADVADTVPVFAQAAGAKLTYFATETPSPAAQSIVIPKDSTLKTLADLKGKRIAVTKAAGSHYLLIAALREAGLSFADIQPVYLTPADGRAALETAKVDAWVTWEPFVASAERQQGARVLHDGQGLASYRRYYLASNDYAKAHPEVLKQVFAELQKTGTWVKAHPTDAAKLLGPLWGNLDVSTVELANSRRTYRVEAVQPEALGEQQKIADAFYQEKLLPKPVDARAVQLWSPKAL; translated from the coding sequence ATGCGCCTGTCGTTTGCTTTTTCGATCACCACCCTGGCCGGTCTGGCGCTGGGCATGGCCCTGAATGCCCAGGCCGATACCGAGCTGCGTATCGGCTACCAGAAATCCTCGACCCTGCTGGCGGTGCTCAAGGCCCAGGGCACCCTGGAAAAACAACTGGCGGGGCAGGGCGTGAAGCTCTCCTGGCATGAGTTCACCAGCGGCCTGCCGCTGGCGGAATCGCTGAACGTGGGCAACGTCGACATCAGCGCCGACGTCGCCGACACCGTGCCGGTGTTCGCCCAGGCCGCCGGCGCCAAACTGACCTATTTCGCTACCGAAACCCCGTCGCCGGCGGCGCAGTCCATCGTCATTCCCAAGGACTCCACGCTCAAGACCCTGGCCGACCTCAAGGGCAAGCGCATCGCCGTGACCAAGGCCGCCGGCAGCCATTACCTGTTGATCGCCGCGCTGCGCGAGGCGGGCCTGAGTTTCGCCGATATCCAGCCGGTGTACCTGACCCCGGCCGATGGCCGCGCCGCCCTGGAGACCGCCAAGGTCGATGCCTGGGTCACCTGGGAACCCTTCGTCGCCAGCGCCGAACGCCAGCAGGGCGCGCGGGTGCTGCATGACGGCCAGGGCCTGGCCAGCTACCGGCGCTATTACCTGGCCTCCAACGACTACGCCAAGGCGCACCCCGAAGTGCTGAAGCAGGTGTTCGCCGAATTGCAGAAGACCGGCACCTGGGTCAAGGCCCATCCGACTGACGCGGCCAAACTGCTGGGCCCGCTGTGGGGTAACCTGGACGTCTCCACCGTGGAACTGGCCAACAGCCGCCGCACCTACCGGGTGGAAGCCGTGCAGCCGGAGGCCCTGGGCGAACAGCAGAAAATCGCCGATGCCTTCTACCAGGAAAAACTCCTGCCCAAGCCGGTGGATGCCCGCGCGGTGCAGCTGTGGAGCCCGAAGGCGTTGTGA